A stretch of Natronococcus sp. CG52 DNA encodes these proteins:
- a CDS encoding PLP-dependent cysteine synthase family protein, translating to MKGSILDTIGSPLVQVDSPEGATVATKVESFNPGGSAKDRPALEMIRAAERDGKIEPGDWLVEPTSGNTGIGLSLVAAARGYDLTIVMPASKSEERRRVMAAYGAELELVEGEMTDARARADELEARGAVQLGQFENPANPEAHYRTTGEEIVEQVGDREIDAFVAGVGTGGTLSGTGRRLREEFPEMDIIAVEPARNAVLSTGESGTDEFQGMGPGFVSDNLDLDLIDRVETVRLEDAEDECLRLAREEGILVGQSSGATSLVAQKIAEEIAKPETDCPEVPGVFDGQPQATPETDGGQSPEDCPLVVTVFWDSGERYLSTGLFG from the coding sequence ATGAAGGGAAGCATCCTGGACACGATCGGCTCGCCGCTCGTCCAGGTCGACTCGCCGGAGGGGGCGACCGTCGCCACCAAAGTCGAATCGTTCAATCCCGGAGGCTCGGCAAAGGATCGGCCGGCGCTCGAGATGATCCGGGCGGCCGAGCGAGACGGGAAAATCGAACCCGGCGACTGGCTCGTCGAACCGACTAGCGGCAACACCGGGATCGGCCTCTCGCTCGTCGCCGCCGCTCGCGGGTACGACCTTACGATCGTCATGCCGGCCTCGAAGTCCGAGGAACGCCGCCGGGTCATGGCCGCCTACGGCGCCGAACTCGAACTCGTCGAGGGCGAGATGACGGACGCTCGCGCTCGTGCGGACGAACTCGAGGCCCGGGGGGCGGTCCAACTCGGCCAGTTCGAGAACCCCGCGAACCCCGAGGCACACTACCGAACGACCGGCGAAGAGATCGTCGAACAGGTTGGCGACCGCGAGATCGACGCCTTCGTCGCCGGCGTCGGCACCGGCGGCACGCTGTCGGGCACCGGTCGGCGGCTCCGCGAGGAGTTCCCCGAGATGGACATCATCGCCGTCGAACCGGCGCGAAACGCCGTTCTCTCGACCGGCGAATCCGGAACCGACGAGTTCCAGGGCATGGGTCCCGGCTTCGTCAGCGACAACCTCGACCTGGACCTGATCGACCGCGTCGAGACGGTTCGGCTCGAGGACGCCGAGGACGAGTGTCTCCGGCTCGCCCGCGAGGAGGGCATCCTCGTCGGTCAGTCCAGCGGCGCGACGAGTCTCGTCGCCCAGAAGATCGCCGAGGAGATCGCTAAACCCGAGACCGACTGTCCGGAGGTCCCGGGCGTCTTCGACGGTCAGCCGCAGGCAACCCCCGAAACTGACGGGGGTCAGAGCCCCGAGGACTGTCCGCTGGTCGTCACCGTCTTCTGGGACAGCGGCGAGCGCTACCTCTCGACCGGGCTGTTCGGATAA
- a CDS encoding DUF5804 family protein, whose product MTRVCLVGDPEVNLQYELLSRETSREALATYDLERPFENALAVRTVSIGAAVSLLNDLDWYLTRFVDEALVQEPSVNETEWLSRPLARELRNGTVAPADTDEFCKIYGLERAGEDEQQDEPADGTETDGMGPTTLLPRLVEPLYVRRTGGELPTYDLRDVDETLVVRLTESEYSP is encoded by the coding sequence GTGACCCGCGTCTGTCTCGTCGGCGACCCCGAGGTGAACCTCCAGTACGAGTTGCTCTCGCGAGAGACGTCCCGGGAGGCGCTCGCGACGTACGACCTCGAGCGACCGTTCGAGAACGCGCTCGCGGTTCGGACCGTCAGCATCGGCGCGGCGGTCTCGCTGCTGAACGATCTCGATTGGTACCTGACCCGGTTCGTCGACGAAGCGCTCGTCCAGGAACCCTCGGTGAACGAGACGGAGTGGCTCTCGCGACCGCTAGCCCGCGAACTGCGCAACGGTACCGTCGCGCCCGCCGACACCGACGAGTTCTGCAAGATTTACGGACTCGAGCGAGCCGGCGAGGACGAACAACAGGACGAGCCGGCCGACGGGACCGAAACCGACGGAATGGGTCCGACGACCCTGCTGCCGCGGCTCGTCGAACCGCTGTACGTCCGCCGAACGGGGGGTGAACTGCCGACGTACGACCTCCGGGACGTCGACGAGACGCTCGTCGTGCGGCTCACGGAGTCGGAGTACTCGCCGTAA
- a CDS encoding outer membrane protein assembly factor BamB family protein yields MPRWHRRSILATGAALSTGVGLASIGSTAADEHGEDDGSGGGDEPSDVERPTEVAWRYDGPYDIDSTVVVDGRIYTQTGGSVYALDAEGGSQEWETGDIGAERTPAVDDDTVYVAGDPIQAIDAETGEVRWESEISSQTIAVGHGMVYTSSDYTVYALDADDGSIRWERESVTVETDDGERTADELLIGDVSEETVYAFDSSVGADGGVFAGLDPTTGETEVTVQHDESVTEVTAGSGHVAIFPGYDATSLFDMSSREVVGSTSITLTHAIIDDAYFANGRNGSLSVHDLSDSGAHAWSLDSDHSMPALVGDTVITAYGPDPADRPEEAEDEDRLMAHDLETGEEAWRYTFDDRDWTAAGMSIAADENTVYVSRDGELLALRAEDDEEEDGEEHEEDEDDETEGEDGDEGPDETDGEDDETDETESDCPEDTESDCPDEQDDGDLIDEDGGSGEDDDDGDGDESGAVDDEDDGETGNGDETGNETSDSEDDTDTDDGMPGFTTGAGIVGGALGLEWLRRRGDADEPTE; encoded by the coding sequence ATGCCACGTTGGCATCGCCGTTCGATACTCGCGACTGGTGCAGCGCTTTCGACGGGCGTCGGACTCGCGTCGATCGGTTCGACGGCCGCAGACGAACACGGAGAGGACGACGGCAGTGGGGGTGGAGATGAACCCTCGGACGTCGAGCGTCCCACCGAGGTCGCCTGGCGGTACGACGGGCCGTACGACATCGATTCGACCGTGGTCGTTGACGGCCGTATCTATACCCAGACCGGGGGAAGCGTGTACGCGCTCGACGCCGAAGGCGGCTCCCAAGAGTGGGAAACGGGAGATATCGGGGCCGAAAGAACGCCCGCTGTCGACGACGACACCGTTTACGTGGCCGGCGATCCGATCCAAGCGATCGACGCCGAGACCGGTGAGGTCCGCTGGGAGAGCGAGATCAGCAGCCAAACGATCGCTGTCGGTCACGGCATGGTCTATACGTCGAGTGACTACACCGTCTACGCGCTCGACGCTGACGACGGTTCGATCCGGTGGGAGCGCGAGAGCGTTACGGTGGAGACCGACGACGGGGAGAGAACGGCCGACGAGTTGCTGATAGGCGACGTCTCCGAGGAGACCGTCTACGCGTTCGATTCTTCCGTCGGGGCTGATGGAGGAGTGTTCGCCGGGCTCGATCCGACGACGGGCGAGACGGAGGTAACGGTGCAGCACGACGAGTCGGTAACGGAGGTTACTGCGGGTTCGGGCCACGTTGCCATCTTTCCCGGGTACGACGCCACGTCTCTCTTCGACATGTCCTCCCGGGAGGTAGTCGGCAGTACCTCCATCACGCTCACTCACGCCATCATCGATGACGCGTACTTCGCTAACGGGAGAAACGGCAGCCTCTCGGTGCACGATCTCTCCGATAGCGGAGCGCACGCGTGGAGCCTCGATTCCGACCACAGCATGCCGGCACTCGTCGGAGACACGGTCATCACTGCGTACGGACCGGATCCGGCCGATCGGCCCGAGGAAGCGGAGGACGAAGATCGGTTAATGGCCCACGACCTCGAGACGGGTGAAGAGGCGTGGCGATACACCTTCGACGATCGCGACTGGACGGCCGCCGGGATGTCGATCGCCGCCGACGAGAACACCGTTTACGTCAGCCGCGACGGAGAGTTGCTGGCCCTTCGAGCCGAAGACGACGAGGAGGAAGACGGCGAAGAACACGAGGAGGACGAGGACGACGAGACCGAGGGTGAAGACGGAGACGAGGGCCCGGACGAGACCGACGGCGAAGACGACGAGACGGACGAGACCGAGTCCGATTGTCCGGAAGACACCGAATCCGACTGTCCGGACGAGCAAGACGATGGCGACCTGATCGACGAGGATGGCGGCTCCGGTGAAGACGACGATGACGGCGATGGCGATGAGAGCGGAGCCGTCGACGACGAAGACGACGGAGAAACCGGGAACGGAGACGAAACGGGGAACGAGACGTCGGACTCCGAAGACGACACCGATACTGACGACGGAATGCCCGGGTTCACCACCGGCGCCGGAATCGTCGGCGGGGCGCTCGGCCTCGAGTGGCTCCGTCGACGGGGCGACGCGGACGAACCGACCGAGTAA
- a CDS encoding tRNA sulfurtransferase, producing the protein MHPPGADTVLLRHGDVNTKSNTVKRYMEGLLAENLEALLADRSIPGEVERRWNRPLIHTSEEAVEDATAAAADAFGVVSASPCLTVGTEMEAILEALVETARTRYDGGTFAVDARRADKSLPYGSEDLAREGGTAIWEAVEDEFEPEVDLDDPDITFGIEVREEASFIYLEKRSGPGGLPLGAQEPVIALISGGIDSPVAAYEMMKRGSPVVPVYVDLGPFGGIDHEARAMETVRVLSQYAPNFDMQVYKIPGGETLSVLVETMEEGRMLSMRRFFYRAAEVLADRVDAHGIVTGEAVGQKSSQTLQNLGVTSRVTRLPIHRPLLTRDKHEIVAEAREIGTFTDSTIDAGCNRVAPDRAETNARLEPLLAVEPDDLLERAEEAAKNAELVEP; encoded by the coding sequence ATGCACCCGCCGGGAGCCGACACCGTCCTCCTCCGTCACGGTGACGTCAACACCAAGAGCAACACCGTCAAGCGGTACATGGAGGGACTCCTCGCCGAGAACCTCGAAGCCCTCCTCGCGGACCGGTCGATCCCCGGCGAGGTCGAGCGCCGGTGGAACCGGCCGCTGATCCACACGAGCGAGGAAGCGGTCGAGGACGCGACAGCGGCCGCAGCCGACGCCTTCGGCGTCGTCTCCGCGAGCCCGTGTCTCACCGTCGGCACCGAGATGGAAGCGATCCTCGAGGCCCTCGTGGAGACGGCCCGCACCCGCTACGACGGCGGCACCTTCGCCGTCGACGCCCGACGGGCGGACAAGAGCCTTCCCTACGGGAGCGAGGACCTCGCTCGCGAGGGCGGGACGGCCATCTGGGAGGCCGTCGAGGACGAGTTCGAGCCCGAAGTCGACCTCGACGATCCCGATATCACGTTCGGTATCGAGGTCCGGGAGGAAGCCTCGTTTATCTACCTCGAGAAGCGCTCCGGGCCGGGCGGCCTCCCGCTCGGCGCGCAGGAGCCCGTGATCGCGCTGATCAGCGGCGGGATCGACTCGCCGGTCGCCGCCTACGAGATGATGAAACGCGGCAGCCCGGTCGTGCCGGTCTACGTCGATCTCGGGCCGTTCGGCGGGATCGACCACGAGGCGCGCGCGATGGAGACCGTCCGCGTGCTCTCGCAGTACGCCCCGAACTTCGACATGCAGGTCTACAAGATCCCCGGCGGCGAGACGCTCTCCGTGCTCGTCGAGACGATGGAAGAGGGCCGAATGCTCTCGATGCGCCGCTTTTTCTACCGGGCCGCCGAGGTCCTCGCCGACCGCGTCGACGCCCACGGCATCGTCACGGGCGAGGCCGTCGGCCAGAAGTCGAGCCAGACTCTCCAGAACCTCGGCGTCACGAGCCGCGTCACCCGCCTGCCGATCCACCGGCCGCTGCTCACCCGGGACAAACACGAGATCGTCGCCGAGGCCCGCGAGATCGGCACGTTCACCGACTCGACGATCGACGCCGGCTGCAACCGCGTGGCGCCCGACCGCGCGGAGACCAACGCCCGACTCGAGCCGCTGCTCGCGGTCGAACCCGACGACCTGCTCGAGCGGGCAGAGGAGGCCGCGAAGAACGCCGAACTGGTCGAGCCGTAA
- a CDS encoding dihydrodipicolinate synthase family protein produces MDLRNALRGITCPTVTPFDDGSIDESALVDLLEHLHEGGIDGVFACGTTGEFPSLAPEERQRVVELSVDHADGPVVACAGATSVDETVAHVENAVSVGADAAALVPPYFTAANAPVGNQRFFEAVADATSIPLLLYNIPQCTGRRIEPETVAALAERGGFVGIKDSSGDLSYFQSVIRETPDDFLCLMGYDSLVVPALRMGADGGINALSNVVPGAFRELVDEAETGRGRELQADAIAPLFELCASYGFAQATKAGLVHRGVLSTDEVRPPLVPVDDARADEVGTAVEETLEVTGR; encoded by the coding sequence ATGGATCTCCGGAACGCGCTCCGCGGTATCACGTGCCCGACCGTGACGCCGTTCGACGACGGATCGATCGACGAGTCCGCGCTGGTCGACCTGCTCGAGCACCTCCACGAGGGCGGAATCGACGGAGTCTTCGCCTGCGGAACGACCGGCGAGTTCCCGAGCCTCGCTCCCGAGGAGCGCCAGCGCGTGGTCGAACTGTCCGTCGACCACGCCGACGGGCCGGTCGTCGCCTGCGCGGGCGCGACGAGCGTCGACGAAACCGTCGCTCACGTCGAGAACGCCGTCTCCGTCGGCGCCGATGCCGCCGCGCTGGTGCCGCCGTACTTCACGGCGGCCAACGCGCCGGTGGGAAATCAGCGGTTCTTCGAGGCGGTGGCCGACGCCACGTCGATTCCGCTGCTGCTGTACAACATTCCCCAGTGTACGGGCCGGCGAATCGAACCCGAGACGGTCGCCGCCCTCGCGGAACGCGGCGGGTTCGTCGGGATCAAGGACTCGAGCGGCGACCTCTCGTACTTCCAGTCGGTCATCAGGGAGACACCCGACGACTTCCTCTGTCTGATGGGCTACGACTCCCTGGTGGTTCCGGCGCTACGGATGGGCGCCGACGGCGGGATCAACGCGCTGTCGAACGTCGTTCCCGGAGCGTTCCGGGAGCTGGTCGACGAGGCGGAGACCGGTCGCGGCCGAGAGCTCCAGGCAGACGCTATCGCGCCGCTGTTCGAGCTGTGTGCGTCCTACGGCTTCGCCCAGGCGACCAAGGCGGGACTCGTCCACCGCGGCGTGCTCTCTACCGACGAGGTTCGGCCACCGCTGGTCCCGGTCGACGACGCGAGAGCCGACGAGGTCGGCACCGCGGTCGAGGAGACGCTCGAGGTCACCGGGCGCTGA
- a CDS encoding MFS transporter codes for MSDSSPRPRSVVFAVVASTFFVGFGGGVIFPILPNLGEVLGISAFMVGVILAANRWTRLVANAPAGVLVDRIGTRKPFIAGLAIEGVATFGYVIALIASRPSMGFLPDVPEAWFVLARIMWGLGSALVFATAYTITADVSDSSSRGTSMGIVRAGITFGFPAGLVLGGLVSETYGNVEAFVLAAAFAGLASIIAYFVVPETHVDGSDSSVKPWDLELTLPALTVGLVNFGLYFAYIGVLFSTLVLYLQAETLTISTTAFGYGIEYGEQGTSGVLMAVSVLAGSIFTISGGVLSDSFGARVPVLVLFLVTACAGFAVLTVAPSFWYVVLACALIGAGQGGVGGPLTALLADLTVEERMGRAMGTNNVLGDVGGGLGPLVALPFADAVGFQTMYAISAIIPLLAGVVLVIGVYSHTGSLSPTVEESAI; via the coding sequence GTGTCCGACTCGAGTCCCCGCCCACGAAGCGTCGTCTTCGCCGTCGTCGCGAGTACCTTCTTCGTCGGCTTCGGCGGCGGCGTCATCTTCCCGATACTGCCGAACCTTGGAGAGGTGCTCGGCATCTCGGCGTTCATGGTCGGCGTCATCCTCGCAGCGAATCGGTGGACTCGGCTGGTCGCAAACGCGCCCGCCGGGGTTCTCGTCGACCGGATCGGAACCCGGAAGCCGTTCATCGCCGGACTGGCGATCGAGGGCGTCGCGACGTTCGGCTACGTGATCGCGCTGATCGCATCCCGTCCGTCGATGGGGTTCCTGCCGGACGTCCCCGAGGCGTGGTTCGTCCTCGCCCGAATCATGTGGGGCCTCGGTAGCGCGCTCGTGTTCGCGACCGCGTACACGATCACGGCCGACGTCAGCGACTCCAGTTCGCGCGGCACGAGCATGGGGATCGTCCGGGCGGGGATCACGTTCGGCTTCCCCGCGGGACTCGTGCTCGGCGGACTCGTCAGCGAGACGTACGGGAACGTCGAGGCGTTCGTTCTCGCCGCCGCGTTCGCCGGTCTCGCGAGCATCATCGCCTACTTCGTCGTTCCCGAAACCCACGTCGACGGCTCGGACTCCTCGGTCAAACCGTGGGACCTCGAGCTAACGCTGCCCGCGCTCACCGTGGGACTGGTCAACTTCGGGCTCTACTTCGCGTACATCGGCGTGCTGTTCTCGACGCTGGTGCTGTACTTACAGGCCGAGACGCTCACGATCTCGACGACCGCGTTCGGCTACGGGATCGAGTACGGAGAGCAGGGGACCTCGGGCGTACTGATGGCGGTCTCCGTTCTCGCGGGTTCGATCTTCACGATCTCGGGCGGCGTGTTGAGCGACTCGTTCGGCGCCCGCGTCCCCGTTCTCGTCCTCTTCCTGGTGACGGCCTGCGCCGGTTTCGCCGTCCTCACGGTGGCGCCGTCGTTCTGGTACGTCGTGCTCGCCTGCGCGCTGATCGGGGCGGGCCAGGGCGGCGTCGGCGGCCCGCTGACCGCGTTGCTCGCCGATCTCACGGTAGAGGAGCGAATGGGGCGAGCGATGGGAACGAACAACGTCCTCGGCGACGTCGGCGGCGGACTCGGTCCCCTGGTCGCGCTGCCGTTCGCCGATGCGGTCGGCTTCCAGACGATGTACGCAATCAGTGCGATCATCCCGCTGCTGGCCGGCGTGGTCCTGGTCATCGGCGTCTACTCCCACACCGGGAGTCTGAGTCCGACCGTCGAGGAGTCGGCCATCTAG
- a CDS encoding methionine adenosyltransferase, with the protein MSERNIRVEPIDRQAVEDQEVEIVERKGIGHPDSICDGVAESVAGALAREYIDRVGEVLHFNTDETQLVAGEAAPAFGGGEVVDPIYLLIVGRATKRYEGQTIPTETIALRAAREYLEETIPQLEYGEDIIVDVKLGEGSGDLQEVFGEDEKSNPADDDEPSSPVGVPMANDTSFGVGHAPLTETEQIVLEAERRLNGEYAATNPELGPDVKIMGKREGDQIDVTVAAAMVDEYVADLDEYADAVEDVREFVTSVANEHTDRDVNVYVNTADDYEEGSIYLTVTGTSAEQGDDGSVGRGNRANGLITPNRSMSMEATSGKNPVNHIGKIYNLLSTSIAEEVVADVDGIRDLRVRLLSQIGRPIDEPHVADVHVVTAEDVSLEDVEADVEAIVDEELGNVTEITRQVIDGELTTF; encoded by the coding sequence ATGAGCGAACGGAATATCCGGGTCGAACCGATCGACCGCCAGGCAGTCGAGGATCAGGAGGTCGAAATCGTCGAACGAAAGGGGATCGGTCATCCGGACTCGATCTGCGACGGCGTCGCCGAGAGCGTCGCCGGCGCGCTCGCACGCGAGTACATCGACCGCGTCGGTGAGGTACTGCACTTCAACACCGACGAGACCCAGCTCGTCGCGGGAGAAGCGGCACCCGCGTTCGGCGGCGGCGAGGTCGTCGATCCGATCTATCTGCTGATCGTCGGCCGCGCGACCAAACGGTACGAGGGGCAGACGATTCCGACGGAGACGATCGCGCTGCGAGCCGCCCGCGAGTACCTGGAGGAGACGATCCCCCAGCTCGAGTACGGCGAGGACATCATCGTCGACGTCAAACTCGGGGAGGGTAGCGGCGACCTTCAGGAGGTCTTTGGCGAGGACGAGAAGTCGAATCCGGCGGACGATGACGAGCCCTCCAGTCCGGTGGGCGTCCCGATGGCCAACGACACGAGCTTTGGCGTCGGCCACGCGCCGCTGACCGAGACCGAGCAGATCGTCCTCGAGGCCGAGCGACGACTGAACGGCGAGTACGCCGCGACCAACCCGGAACTCGGCCCCGACGTGAAGATCATGGGCAAGCGCGAGGGTGACCAGATCGACGTCACCGTCGCGGCGGCGATGGTCGACGAGTACGTCGCCGACCTCGACGAGTACGCCGACGCCGTCGAGGACGTCAGGGAGTTCGTCACCTCCGTCGCGAACGAACACACCGACCGCGACGTCAACGTCTACGTCAACACGGCCGACGACTACGAGGAGGGCTCGATCTACCTCACGGTCACCGGCACCTCCGCCGAGCAGGGCGATGACGGCTCCGTCGGCCGCGGAAACCGCGCGAACGGCCTCATCACGCCCAATCGGTCGATGTCGATGGAAGCGACGAGCGGGAAGAACCCCGTCAACCACATCGGAAAGATCTACAACCTGCTCTCGACGTCGATCGCCGAGGAGGTCGTCGCCGACGTCGACGGCATCCGCGACCTGCGCGTCCGCCTGCTCTCCCAGATCGGCCGCCCGATCGACGAGCCACACGTCGCCGACGTCCACGTCGTCACCGCCGAGGACGTCTCGCTCGAGGACGTCGAAGCCGACGTCGAGGCCATCGTCGACGAGGAACTCGGCAACGTCACCGAGATCACCCGCCAGGTCATCGACGGCGAACTCACGACCTTCTGA
- the cyaB gene encoding class IV adenylate cyclase, with protein sequence MYEVEIKVPADLERVRNRLDELEATPADAVVQADTYYDAPHRSFPETDEALRIRSERPESGDEVTRLTYKGPLVDDESKTREEIETAVGSDEKIDAILTKLGFDAAATVRKNRERFALEGYTVTLDSVDGVGEYVEVETEVEGEADLESAREGAYEVLERLGLDPDDQLRTSYLGLLLESRSNG encoded by the coding sequence ATGTACGAGGTCGAGATCAAGGTACCCGCCGATCTCGAGCGCGTCCGCAATCGGCTGGACGAACTCGAGGCGACGCCCGCGGACGCCGTCGTCCAGGCCGACACCTACTACGACGCGCCACACCGGTCGTTTCCGGAGACCGACGAGGCGCTCCGTATCCGGTCCGAGCGCCCCGAGAGCGGGGACGAGGTGACGCGTCTCACCTACAAGGGACCGCTCGTCGACGACGAATCGAAGACGCGAGAGGAGATCGAAACCGCAGTCGGGAGCGACGAGAAAATCGACGCTATCCTGACGAAACTCGGCTTCGACGCCGCCGCGACGGTCCGCAAGAATCGCGAGCGGTTCGCGCTCGAGGGGTACACGGTCACGCTCGATTCGGTCGACGGCGTCGGCGAGTACGTCGAGGTCGAGACCGAGGTCGAAGGCGAAGCCGACCTCGAGTCGGCGCGCGAGGGTGCGTACGAGGTGCTCGAACGGCTCGGGCTCGATCCGGACGATCAACTTCGAACGTCGTATCTCGGGCTACTGCTCGAGTCCCGATCGAACGGCTGA
- a CDS encoding FKBP-type peptidyl-prolyl cis-trans isomerase — protein MTEEEEAELEEQADDVDENADDAAEAEGLQAGDFITLAYTAYTVEDDQLVDTTDPDVAEEEGVDDQAEEFEPRTLVLGEGHIFDEVEEEIIGSEVGDSGTVTISAENAFGEYDPDDVQTVSAEKIDEDDRYPGANVQIDGKQGYISTIVGGRARVDFNHPLAGDDVEYEYEIVDEVDDVEQQAAGLFEMYLGMEPDLWIETDEVEEEVPVESDEDEDEDAEPEFETEIVEKETLYLEATPQMTMNQQWMMGKQQIGQDVIDKLGVDRVIVQEIIDGMGGMGMPGMMGGMGGAGGEADIEEALEDADVDADEIVEELEGAEE, from the coding sequence ATGACCGAGGAAGAGGAGGCCGAACTCGAAGAGCAGGCCGATGACGTCGACGAGAACGCAGACGACGCCGCCGAAGCCGAAGGGCTTCAGGCCGGCGACTTCATAACGCTCGCCTACACGGCGTACACCGTCGAAGATGATCAGTTGGTCGACACGACCGACCCCGACGTTGCCGAGGAGGAAGGGGTCGACGACCAGGCGGAGGAGTTCGAGCCGCGCACGCTCGTGCTCGGCGAGGGTCACATCTTCGACGAGGTCGAAGAAGAGATCATCGGCAGCGAGGTCGGCGACTCCGGCACAGTGACGATTTCCGCCGAGAACGCCTTCGGCGAGTACGATCCCGACGACGTACAGACCGTCAGCGCCGAGAAGATCGACGAGGACGACCGGTACCCCGGCGCGAACGTCCAGATCGACGGCAAACAGGGCTACATCAGCACGATCGTCGGCGGTCGCGCTCGCGTCGACTTCAACCACCCGCTGGCCGGCGACGACGTCGAGTACGAGTACGAGATCGTCGACGAAGTCGACGACGTCGAACAGCAGGCCGCCGGCCTGTTCGAGATGTACCTCGGCATGGAGCCGGATCTCTGGATCGAGACCGACGAGGTCGAGGAAGAGGTCCCCGTCGAATCCGACGAGGATGAGGACGAGGACGCCGAACCGGAGTTCGAGACCGAGATCGTCGAGAAGGAGACGCTCTACCTCGAGGCCACGCCCCAGATGACGATGAACCAGCAGTGGATGATGGGCAAACAGCAGATCGGTCAGGACGTCATCGACAAACTCGGCGTCGACCGCGTCATCGTCCAGGAGATCATCGACGGCATGGGCGGCATGGGCATGCCCGGTATGATGGGCGGTATGGGCGGCGCAGGCGGCGAGGCCGACATCGAAGAGGCCCTCGAGGACGCCGACGTCGACGCCGACGAGATCGTCGAAGAGCTCGAAGGCGCCGAAGAGTAA
- a CDS encoding RAD55 family ATPase yields the protein MVGRLKTGIDVLDRKLDGGVPPGCIVAFTADPASQSELLLYELTAARGTLYLTTERSTESIRHALEHSPSTVGSPTVRHVTGDAPLEEARRFVGALPDGANLIVDTADVLEQAEANDYVAFLNDLKTRMLETDGIAVLHCLKGETEPTNRMRTHHAADAVFDLRTEITGSELENHLSIPKFRSGRQPTEAIKLELTEEVAIDTSRDIA from the coding sequence ATGGTGGGTCGGCTGAAGACGGGGATCGACGTGCTCGATCGGAAGCTCGACGGAGGTGTGCCGCCGGGCTGTATCGTCGCGTTCACGGCCGATCCGGCCAGCCAGTCCGAGCTCCTGCTGTACGAGCTGACGGCCGCACGCGGAACGCTCTATCTGACGACCGAGCGATCCACCGAATCGATTCGTCACGCACTTGAACATTCCCCGTCGACGGTCGGCAGTCCGACGGTCCGACACGTGACGGGTGACGCGCCGCTCGAGGAAGCCAGACGGTTCGTCGGGGCGCTTCCCGACGGGGCGAACCTCATCGTCGACACGGCCGACGTCCTCGAGCAGGCTGAGGCCAACGACTACGTCGCTTTCCTCAACGATCTCAAGACGAGAATGCTCGAAACCGACGGTATCGCGGTGTTGCACTGTCTGAAAGGTGAGACCGAGCCGACGAACAGGATGCGGACCCACCACGCCGCCGACGCGGTCTTCGACCTCCGGACCGAGATCACCGGAAGCGAACTCGAGAACCACCTCTCCATCCCGAAGTTCCGCAGCGGACGGCAGCCGACCGAGGCGATCAAACTCGAACTGACCGAGGAGGTCGCGATCGACACGAGTCGCGACATCGCCTAG